The genomic interval AAGGGTTACATCATCGGATCATACCCCTCCAGTTTCCCCGCGGGAACAATCGGAGCATGGATCTCAACCAACGGTATGGGAATCGGTTCCTACAAGTACAAGTCTGCTAAGGACAACATCCTGAACTCACATGTCATCGTAGACAACGGAGATATCGTTACCACTGGTTTCGACGGAATCGGATCCTACGGAATGGGATTCAACCTCAATCAGTTCTTCGCCGGAGCAGAGGGAACTCTCGGAGTCCTCGCCGATGTCACGTTCAGGATCTACCCTCTCGGTGAGTACAGATTCTGCGGATACGAGTACGACAACCTCGCTGGTGCCGATCCTGCACTGCAGGAGATCGTACAGGACCCCTCCGTTGTGCCCCTGCACCTCGCATGGTCCGACTACATGCACTTCCAGAACCAGCGCAAGGCCGGAATCCATGCACCCGACGTGACGAACATCTTCCTGATCACATTCCAGGGAGATGCTGCCCACAACGATCTCGGAGAGGCCTTCGCAGATGCCGCTGCAGAGAAGAACGGCGGAAGGAAAGTCGCTGCTGAGATCTGTGAGCACGAGTGGGAGGAGAGATGCTACGAGTTCCGTGCAAGGAAGGTCGGAGTTGGAGAGATCCCTGCTGAGGTCATCGTTCCCGCCCACAACTGGGGAGAGTATGTTGACGTTTGTTACAAGGGATTCGATGCCATGAACATGGAGCCCGGAGGAATCATCGGAGTCATGGTCGACAGGTCGACCACCCTGTTCATGCCCTACTACTTCAAGGACGATGAGGTCCTCACCGGAATGCTTCCCTTCGGATTCAACTTCTACATGGGAGACAAGGCCGCTGAGTTCGGCGGAAGGTCCACCGGTCTGGGAGTGTTCTTCGCATGGCAGCTCGATGTCATCCACAACTCCGCTACCGTCAAGAAGATGAGGGAACTGAAGACCGTTCTGGACCACCATGATGTAGTCAACCCCGGACATGTCGTCTGCGGAATGACCAGGTTCGGAATCAACCTCGGAAAGCCCATCATGTCCATGGGAAGCATGCTCCTGCAGACCGTCAAGAAGATGTTCCCGAAGGACAAGACCTTCCAGAACAACCTCAAGAGGTTCAGGTACAACGAGATGGAGCACCTGAAGGTCCTCGACAGGCACCACAAGCTCGGTGACGGAAGTCAGTGAGCACGGATTAAAACTCATTTCCCCGGGGAACCCCGGGGATCATTTTTGTAAAAACCATAATCGGATCAGAGCAGGGATAGGACATCCCCGGCATATTGCACCATGGTCATTTCAGGATCCTCTTTGAGCCATCCTTCTCTGTCCATTGATCCGGAGAGTACGCCGACGAACACTGCACCGGCATCCCTTGCCGAATAATAATCTGTCCTGTTATCGCCAAGGTACAGTATCTCCGATGCCTTTACCCCTAGTTCGTCAGCGAAGTATTGCATGGCCTTGGGGGACGGTTTCGCATGGTCGTAATTTGTGTAATCCCTTCCAACCACGACATCGAATTCGTCTCTGATGCCCATCATCTTCAGGACCGTATCTCCGTATTCAAGGCTGCCGCGGGTCAGCAAACCAACCTTGTATCCCCTGGATTTCAGTTCCCTCACACACTCCAGGGAACCGGGAAAAGGTCTTGCCTCATCCACATGTTCGAGTTCGATCCTGGTGAGCTCGGAATCTATCTCCTTTTCAACGATAGGTATCTCGTTCTCCCTGCCATGAGATATCAGCCAATCTCTGATCGGTTGCCTCAGTCTCTTGACGGTAGTGAATTCCAATTCATCGAAGGGGATGCCGTGCCTGCGGCAAGCATCCTTGTCCGCTAAATCGACGGCCTGGTAGTCCACATGTGTGTTCAGGAATGTTCCGTCCAGATCGAACCCAACTGCCTTGATTCCTTCGAACATCTTATCTCTGGGGAGGCCACATTCCACGGAGCCTTCCTCCCTCACGTTCAGCATCCATTGTGCAAACTTCCATCCCGGGTACGATCATTCTGACCGCAGGTATTCCGAGTTCTGGACGGGTGAGATCCGCACAGATAACCTGATCGAATCCAGCATCCATAAGGGCCTGAAGGACGACCTCGATATCATCGAGCACATAGTCTGTGGATTTATCAGGAATATCCTCGAGATAGATCTTCTTCTGATTCTCTCCGAACCACATGTGGTTGACCTTCTTGATCTTCTCGTAACCCATGTCTTGCGTGATCTTCTGTAGCTGGGCGTTAATCTTCATTCCGTGCTTGTGGGTGGTCCTGCTCTGTGCAACCTCTGTGATAGCCCTGATCGCAGCTATCTGCGGGTCCAGGTGTGTAC from Thermoplasmata archaeon carries:
- a CDS encoding HAD family hydrolase gives rise to the protein MLNVREEGSVECGLPRDKMFEGIKAVGFDLDGTFLNTHVDYQAVDLADKDACRRHGIPFDELEFTTVKRLRQPIRDWLISHGRENEIPIVEKEIDSELTRIELEHVDEARPFPGSLECVRELKSRGYKVGLLTRGSLEYGDTVLKMMGIRDEFDVVVGRDYTNYDHAKPSPKAMQYFADELGVKASEILYLGDNRTDYYSARDAGAVFVGVLSGSMDREGWLKEDPEMTMVQYAGDVLSLL